The following proteins come from a genomic window of Streptomyces liliiviolaceus:
- the rplI gene encoding 50S ribosomal protein L9, with translation MKIILTHEVSGLGAAGDVVDVKDGYARNYLIPRSFAIRWTKGGEKDVEQIRRARKIHEIATIEQANEIKARLEGVKVRLAVRSGDAGRLFGSVTPADVASAIKASGGPEVDKRRIELGSPIKTLGAHETSVRLHPEVAAKVSIEVVAA, from the coding sequence ATGAAGATCATCCTCACCCACGAGGTCTCCGGCCTCGGTGCCGCGGGCGACGTCGTCGACGTCAAGGACGGCTACGCTCGCAACTACCTGATCCCGCGGAGCTTTGCCATCCGCTGGACCAAGGGTGGCGAGAAGGACGTCGAGCAGATCCGTCGTGCTCGCAAGATCCACGAGATCGCGACGATCGAGCAGGCCAACGAGATCAAGGCGCGCCTTGAGGGCGTCAAGGTCCGCCTGGCCGTCCGCTCCGGCGACGCCGGCCGTCTCTTCGGTTCCGTCACCCCGGCCGACGTCGCTTCGGCGATCAAGGCTTCCGGTGGCCCCGAGGTCGACAAGCGCCGCATCGAGCTGGGCTCGCCGATCAAGACGCTGGGCGCTCACGAGACGTCCGTGCGTCTGCACCCCGAGGTGGCCGCCAAGGTCAGCATCGAGGTTGTCGCAGCCTGA